One Osmerus eperlanus chromosome 2, fOsmEpe2.1, whole genome shotgun sequence genomic window, CTCTCACTACTCAATATGTTGGGTCAACTAAGTGAAAGCTGCATTAGCTACGACCTACAATTGAGCATGCGCACAGGTACGCGCGCACACATAGAAAAACAGCAACATATTCAGGGCAAGGCAAAGCGTGACAGCTACTGATCTATCTACGTCTACTACACTATAAAACAGGCAGCCCACACAGGCAGGCAACCAGGCAGCAAGGCAGGTAGGGAGGCCCTGTGTGGCAGGCTGATCTACAGGGAAGTCTTTGGCACTGATCGCGGCTCCTTAATGCATGGGCACATTTTGCCCAAACGAGTCACAGATCTACGAAGCTGGATCAATACAGTGCTGATCAATGGTAGTCCTCAAGGGCTTCCGTAAAGGCAGACTCCCTCACAGACAGAAGTCCAGACTGCCTGCCTTGTCTCAGCACACACATCGCCCAGCCCTTTTGCATTCTGACACCCCTAAATCATTAAGACAAGCtgtcagagagaaaaacagcGAGAGAAACTCATCATGCCCGTCAGCTGTGCTCAGTCACACAGGCATGTGTAGAGAAAGTGGGGTGGTCGGCCGGTCATTTGTTCGTTCTCTCCTTTGGGAGACGATGGACACAGCACCTCAGCACatcagagaagagagggaatccTCCACGTTTACGACATAGATGGTCGTCACCAGGACAAGGCAGTAATCCAATGCACCAGAGTCTCCTCGCCAGAGACCCGTTTGCCCAGTCTCGCTCAGAGAGAGACCTCCTCCGGAGGAGGATAagctacaacaacaaaaaaccaaCGTTGAGTGCTGGTgaggttgactgtgtgtgttctgtacatatgtgtgtttgaacGCGTGTGCATGCGACCTGCATGCCGGTTCTCCAGGTCCATCACCTCAGGGTTCCGAGAGACATAACGAGACAAAataaggtggagggagggtgagagaggaggaggaggagaaggaggaagaggaggggggaggaagtgtATTAAGGGTGGTAATGGAGGGAGAAGTGCTGCCAGGGGAGTggaatgagggggagggagggtgagagaggggggacattcTCAGGAGAGCAGATGGAAACGGGGGAACACACAGAGCCTTTTTCCATGATCACTCGTTCAAGGCACTAGGCGaaaagggggatggggggatgagggTGAAGTGTCCGTCCCGTGGcatgtcccccccaccccagggaGAGTGTCCTTCAGTAGTTCTGGTCCAGCAGACCGGTGAGGTGAGGTCCCCTCTCCCCACAGGACAGGGGCAAGGCCAGGAGTCAGGGGTgtataatcccccccccccccccccaccctgtcccttTTTCATTTCTCTCCGTGAAACTGGAGTCCAACTGTGGGGCACGTGAAGTCTAATTCCTCTGTGTCAGTCTCGTCTATGGCCCTCGGGTCTCTCGTCCATGGCTTACTACAAGGAGTCCTCTCTGAGGCCTCAGAGGGCAAATCCATCTACGTGCACACACGCAGGAACGCAGGCAGGCACCAACgcacacagaccctcacacgcacgcacacgcacacacacatcaattcaCATACTGTAATATTGCTGAGACAGGTCACAATCACTCTACTTAAGACAATATGGTCATTAGGTCATCAGGGAGCAAGTCCCAAAAATATAGAACTCTTTCAGACTTCCCagaatctcacacaaacacagacacacacatttcccttCCCAGGCAGCTTCTCCAGCTTCTCGTCCACACAGCTGCTAGTAAGATCCTGCTGGACTCAGGTTCCACTCTCCCGTTGCGTAAAAAAAGCCCAACACATTGCTACGGTGTCACAGGACGAGTGAATGACGTGGGCCACTGACGCGGGTCCACTCCTCTTTCGACCCGGTGTCGGGTTGCCCTTGGACGGTCACCTGTCCCAGCAGGAGGAATGCTGCGACTGACGCGGCTGGTGACGGCAGCACTGACTCCAACAGCAGCTCCGCATAGTGGGTTGTGTGGCCCGGCAATCttccgttgtgtgtgtgtggttgcgtgtgtgtgtgcgggtgtgtgtctctgcacggAGGTTGTTTTGACACTGGACACCTGCTGTCTGGCCGTGGtgaagcgagtgtgtgtgtgtgtgtgaaagcgaTGGTTTGAACCCGATTGCCAGTCCAAAGCCATGAACTCCACAGTTAGCCTCCTTACATCCTCGGTGATCCGTTTGTCAGTCCAACTGTCCGGGAATCCCAAACCTATGTTGTCTCCAGTCTTCCTCCTGAACTTGGAGCAAGGCAGAGCTCCATGATAAAGACCTAGGGGAGGAAGGGAATGGAGTTagtggagagtggaggagggaggtggatggATCACAGGTGCTAGCCTAACCCGGAGCTTCCTATCCTGGGTCGTCGGTCTGCTGGTGTCCCCCGTGTCCCAGGCCAGTGCTCATAAGGGGCACTGCTCCGAGGTGAAGGAGCccccttctttctttttcctcttcttcttcttgtggaCGGACCAGCAGGCAGTGGCCATCAGCACCAGGACCAGGCCAACCACCAGCAGAACCACCGACACCACTTTGGTCTGAGGTAGGTCGTTGTACGTGTATGTGACCCCGGTCCCTGACACTCCGATCACCAGGGAGATGATCCCAAAGGGGAAGATGCAGCGGTACCAGGACTTCTCCATGCCGCCCGTGGCCTGGGACAGGCGCTCCAGGGAGGACAGCACCTCCGGGACCTTGGGGCCTCCCGCCTCCAGGGACAGAGCCTCCTGGCCTGGGTTGGCTTGGGGCTGCGGCTGGCAGGCCAGGTGACCCGTGGTGCAGCCCATCCTGCTGCAGCCGGGGGGTGGGGGCTCTAGGGACTGGACTGGGGGGCCGCTGCTCCTGCTGCTGGGGCTGCCTCCCGCAGTGTCCTCAGTGGTCAGCTTCAGCTctggcctggagagagagaaaaagagagcgatggagagatagagatggaggtagaaagagagagagagagagtaagagagagagagatgtctgtgtgagagaacacagagacTGGGTAGGATCACTGTCGTGAAGAGTGGGAGATCAATAGCTAGGTGCAGGAATCCActcacactctccctttctctccctcccactctggctgtctctctgtgctctgcctgctgtctctctggcaGCACATTGTACACTCTGCCGAGGGGGCTGAGAGGGGATTTATAAGGAGTCGGGAGCAGGGGCGGAACctggagagggaaggggtgggTCCAAGTGTCTGATTGGCTAGTGGCGCCAATGAgtacaggagggaggacagg contains:
- the LOC134035201 gene encoding transmembrane protein 100, translated to MCCQRDSRQSTERQPEWEGEKGRVPELKLTTEDTAGGSPSSRSSGPPVQSLEPPPPGCSRMGCTTGHLACQPQPQANPGQEALSLEAGGPKVPEVLSSLERLSQATGGMEKSWYRCIFPFGIISLVIGVSGTGVTYTYNDLPQTKVVSVVLLVVGLVLVLMATACWSVHKKKKRKKKEGGSFTSEQCPL